A window of Bacteroidales bacterium contains these coding sequences:
- a CDS encoding pyridoxal phosphate-dependent aminotransferase, which yields MLSKRILNLEESATLAMTAKSAALKQEGKSVINLSIGEPDFDTPEFIKQEAIKAINDNFTHYTPVPGILELRKAICKKLLRDNGVEYQPSQIVVSTGAKQAIANVLLSLVDPGDEVVIASPYWVSYSELVKLAEGKAVLINAGIEHDFKITAQQLEKAITPKTKLIMLNSPCNPTGSVYTKDELEALAKVVEKNEHVYVLSDEIYEHIIFKGKHECFAQFQNIKERVIVINGVSKGFAMTGWRLGFSASSLPIAKACDKLQGQITSNTNSIAQKASVVAFERDPADIPELKIMVEKFHERRDLLLDLLKGVPGVKTNIPNGAFYIFADFTYYFGKSDGEKVIKNDEDLCMYILEKTYVALVPGSAFGDGNCIRFSYATSNENLIEAISRIKTLLAKLK from the coding sequence ATGCTTTCGAAAAGAATTTTAAATCTTGAAGAATCGGCTACTTTAGCAATGACAGCTAAAAGTGCCGCCTTAAAACAAGAAGGAAAAAGTGTTATTAACCTTAGTATCGGTGAGCCCGATTTCGACACACCGGAATTTATTAAACAAGAAGCAATTAAAGCTATAAACGACAACTTTACGCACTATACGCCCGTTCCGGGTATTTTGGAATTGCGTAAGGCAATATGTAAGAAGTTGCTTCGCGATAACGGAGTTGAATATCAACCTTCACAAATTGTTGTAAGTACAGGCGCTAAGCAGGCAATAGCAAATGTTTTGCTGTCACTCGTTGATCCGGGTGACGAAGTTGTGATTGCCAGTCCATATTGGGTTTCATATTCGGAGTTGGTAAAATTAGCGGAAGGAAAAGCAGTGCTTATAAATGCCGGCATTGAGCACGACTTTAAGATTACCGCGCAACAGCTTGAAAAAGCTATAACTCCCAAGACAAAACTGATTATGCTTAATTCGCCGTGTAATCCTACCGGGTCGGTTTATACTAAAGACGAACTCGAAGCGTTGGCTAAAGTTGTTGAAAAAAATGAGCATGTATATGTTCTTTCGGATGAAATATACGAGCATATAATATTTAAAGGTAAACACGAGTGTTTTGCTCAATTCCAAAATATTAAAGAGAGAGTTATTGTTATTAATGGAGTTTCCAAAGGTTTTGCAATGACAGGTTGGAGATTGGGTTTCTCCGCATCATCTTTGCCGATTGCCAAAGCATGCGATAAGCTTCAAGGGCAAATAACATCAAACACAAATTCTATTGCGCAAAAAGCATCGGTTGTAGCTTTTGAAAGAGATCCGGCGGATATTCCGGAGTTAAAAATAATGGTAGAAAAATTTCATGAACGCAGGGATTTGCTGTTGGATTTATTGAAAGGTGTTCCCGGAGTTAAAACAAATATTCCTAATGGCGCTTTCTACATTTTCGCCGATTTCACTTATTACTTCGGAAAATCCGATGGTGAAAAAGTGATTAAAAATGACGAAGATCTTTGTATGTATATCTTGGAAAAAACGTATGTGGCATTAGTGCCGGGAAGTGCTTTCGGCGATGGAAACTGTATAAGGTTTTCTTATGCAACATCTAACGAGAATCTGATTGAAGCAATCTCAAGGATTAAAACTTTATTAGCTAAGTTGAAATAA
- a CDS encoding MBL fold metallo-hydrolase yields MLKIHSFIFNHIEVNTYVLYDETKQALVIDPAFYYPEETTVFDKFISDNDLQLVEAVFTHPHADHLAGGAHITEKYNVVPRINSNSAMLIKMIEQQADLIGFTNFKMPELKFDLEEGEIVKFGNSYLQVMYMPGHADGSVCLYNSKENILFTGDVIFRSSIGRTDFPTGDYELLTNNIKSRIFTLPEETTIYPGHNAPTTVKFEKRFNPFFN; encoded by the coding sequence ATGCTGAAGATTCATTCTTTTATATTTAATCATATTGAAGTAAATACGTATGTTTTATATGATGAAACAAAGCAGGCATTGGTAATTGATCCGGCTTTTTATTATCCTGAAGAAACAACTGTATTTGATAAATTTATTTCCGACAATGATTTACAATTGGTAGAAGCGGTTTTTACTCATCCTCATGCAGATCATCTTGCCGGAGGCGCTCATATCACAGAGAAATACAATGTTGTTCCTAGAATTAACTCTAATAGCGCCATGCTGATAAAAATGATAGAACAGCAAGCCGATTTAATCGGATTTACTAATTTTAAAATGCCGGAATTAAAATTCGATCTTGAAGAAGGAGAAATCGTAAAATTCGGCAACTCTTATCTGCAAGTAATGTATATGCCCGGTCATGCAGATGGTAGCGTGTGCTTATATAATTCCAAAGAAAATATCCTTTTTACAGGCGACGTCATTTTTAGAAGCAGTATCGGCAGAACCGACTTTCCGACAGGTGATTACGAATTACTTACGAATAATATCAAGAGCAGAATTTTTACTTTGCCTGAAGAAACAACCATTTATCCCGGGCATAATGCGCCTACAACCGTGAAATTTGAAAAACGCTTTAATCCCTTTTTTAATTAA
- a CDS encoding sulfide/dihydroorotate dehydrogenase-like FAD/NAD-binding protein, whose amino-acid sequence MNKIVEKKQLSEKIYRFEVEAPEIAVSRKPGNFIIFRLDEKGERIPLTIVDSDVEKGTISLIIQNVGVSSAKMCKLNAGDYLLDLVGPLGKATHIHKAGTVLALGGGVGIAPLYPIVKAFKEAGNKVITILACRSKELIILQDEMKEYSDELIIMTDDGTHGRKGLVTHGAEEVLQREKIDECIAIGPAVMMKYAALTTKKYNIPTQASLNAIMVDGTGMCGACRVTVGGTTKFTCVDGPEFDAHQIDFDELVMRLNAYKSLETKAFEKYNHSKSCKCHE is encoded by the coding sequence ATGAATAAGATAGTTGAAAAAAAACAATTGTCGGAAAAAATCTACCGCTTCGAAGTTGAAGCTCCCGAAATTGCCGTTTCAAGAAAACCGGGTAATTTTATAATATTCCGATTAGATGAAAAAGGTGAAAGAATACCTCTTACAATCGTTGATAGCGATGTGGAAAAAGGAACAATAAGTCTTATTATTCAAAATGTTGGTGTAAGCTCCGCTAAAATGTGCAAACTAAATGCGGGAGATTATCTTTTAGATTTGGTCGGTCCGCTCGGTAAAGCCACTCACATTCATAAAGCCGGAACAGTTCTTGCTCTCGGAGGCGGTGTGGGAATAGCTCCTCTGTACCCTATAGTTAAGGCTTTTAAAGAAGCCGGAAACAAAGTTATAACTATTCTTGCTTGCAGGTCTAAAGAACTTATTATCTTGCAGGATGAAATGAAGGAATATTCTGATGAGTTAATTATTATGACCGATGACGGTACTCACGGCAGAAAAGGTTTAGTTACTCATGGCGCCGAAGAAGTTCTTCAAAGAGAAAAAATCGACGAATGTATTGCGATTGGTCCGGCTGTAATGATGAAATACGCTGCTCTGACTACGAAAAAGTATAATATTCCCACGCAAGCGAGCTTAAACGCTATTATGGTTGATGGAACAGGAATGTGTGGGGCTTGCCGTGTAACAGTTGGCGGTACTACAAAATTTACTTGTGTTGACGGTCCGGAATTCGATGCTCATCAAATTGATTTCGATGAACTTGTGATGCGGTTAAATGCGTATAAATCGTTAGAAACTAAAGCTTTTGAAAAATATAATCATTCTAAATCCTGTAAATGCCATGAATAA
- a CDS encoding alpha/beta hydrolase, translating into MKIFKILIYSLIGLLTAFVFKPYKDPYHKKLAKVGFFEKRAQIGNVNFNYVEGPDNGPALLLLHAQHMDWYSYSRVLPTLSKSFHVFAIDYHGHGKTVSDIESIKNVNKIGKDLTDFIKIVIKEPIYLSGNSSGGILAAWLASTEPELVKSVVLEDPALLSSEYPRVLETIADKSFAICSKFIEEGDSSNFLIYWIDSCKDFFKRQIGFNVAPMLVSSVKSYQKNHPGEAIEIWYLPKIVRLMMRGMNYYNPNFGAAFHNGTWNEGFDHQEALRNIECPAILLHANFKIMEDGTLNGALSQEEADKIVELIPNCKYMRIDSQHVIHLDKPEEYIEIINNFFCH; encoded by the coding sequence ATGAAAATATTTAAAATTTTAATATACAGCCTTATCGGTTTACTTACTGCTTTCGTATTCAAACCCTATAAAGATCCTTATCACAAAAAATTAGCTAAAGTCGGTTTTTTTGAAAAAAGAGCACAAATCGGAAATGTTAATTTCAATTATGTAGAAGGCCCTGATAACGGCCCTGCTCTTCTTTTGCTTCATGCGCAGCATATGGACTGGTATAGTTACAGTAGAGTACTTCCGACTTTATCAAAATCATTTCACGTTTTTGCAATTGACTATCACGGACATGGAAAGACGGTATCAGACATCGAATCCATAAAAAACGTCAATAAAATCGGTAAAGATTTAACCGATTTTATTAAAATTGTTATTAAAGAACCTATATATTTATCGGGAAATTCATCCGGAGGAATACTTGCAGCATGGTTAGCTTCAACCGAGCCGGAATTGGTAAAATCAGTTGTTTTAGAAGATCCCGCATTATTATCCAGCGAATATCCGAGAGTACTCGAAACAATTGCCGATAAATCATTTGCAATATGCAGTAAGTTTATTGAAGAAGGAGACAGCAGCAATTTTCTTATTTATTGGATTGACAGCTGTAAGGATTTTTTCAAAAGGCAGATTGGATTTAATGTTGCGCCTATGCTTGTTTCATCAGTAAAATCATATCAAAAAAATCATCCGGGAGAGGCGATTGAGATTTGGTATCTTCCTAAAATTGTTCGTTTGATGATGCGCGGTATGAATTATTATAATCCAAATTTTGGTGCGGCATTTCATAACGGCACATGGAATGAAGGTTTTGACCATCAGGAAGCGTTACGAAATATAGAATGTCCGGCGATTTTATTACATGCAAATTTTAAAATAATGGAGGATGGGACTTTAAATGGTGCACTTTCACAGGAAGAAGCTGATAAAATAGTTGAATTAATTCCGAATTGCAAATATATGAGAATAGATTCTCAACATGTTATTCATTTAGATAAACCCGAAGAATATATTGAGATAATTAACAACTTTTTTTGTCATTAA
- a CDS encoding PorT family protein, translated as MAIKKFPNTKNNIYRLLFFALAIISIMPAYCQKQRTLPPNLIDYDDAKYHFGFTLSANFMGFRINTTDGYTDHVYNAAAVDSVFNFGNGTEMKIRNIKTVHNPGFSVGIVSNLRLGRYFDLRLVPGLTLAFRQIVFEFDEKKKNSNEFTPFEPMDVHKSSMQIESVFIDLPIMLKYKGQRINNMRPYIIGGIEYKFDLLAVKSLQTKNVRKDDFVPLKPHDLYGTIGAGFDFYMFWFKLGIEIRMSYGFFDIVNRDMKDTFCTRSIETLKSKQFNITFTFE; from the coding sequence ATGGCAATAAAAAAGTTTCCAAATACTAAGAATAATATATACAGATTATTGTTTTTTGCGTTAGCAATTATTTCAATAATGCCTGCTTATTGCCAGAAACAGCGTACACTCCCTCCGAATCTAATTGACTATGATGATGCAAAGTATCATTTTGGTTTTACACTTTCGGCTAATTTCATGGGATTCAGAATCAATACTACAGATGGATATACCGACCATGTCTATAATGCTGCTGCTGTTGATAGCGTATTTAATTTCGGCAATGGTACTGAAATGAAAATCAGGAATATTAAAACAGTTCATAATCCCGGTTTTTCCGTAGGAATTGTTAGTAATCTGAGGTTGGGAAGATATTTTGATTTGCGATTGGTTCCGGGACTGACACTGGCTTTTAGACAAATCGTTTTTGAATTTGATGAAAAAAAGAAAAATTCGAATGAGTTTACTCCCTTCGAACCGATGGATGTACATAAATCAAGTATGCAGATAGAGTCTGTATTTATTGATTTACCGATAATGTTAAAATATAAAGGACAGCGTATTAATAATATGCGTCCATATATAATAGGTGGAATTGAATATAAGTTTGATTTATTAGCTGTGAAATCTTTGCAAACTAAAAATGTTCGTAAGGATGACTTTGTTCCCTTAAAGCCTCATGACCTTTATGGTACGATTGGTGCAGGTTTCGATTTCTATATGTTTTGGTTTAAATTGGGCATTGAAATAAGAATGTCCTATGGCTTTTTCGATATAGTTAACCGGGATATGAAAGATACCTTCTGTACGAGAAGTATAGAAACTCTTAAATCAAAACAATTTAATATTACTTTTACTTTCGAATAA
- a CDS encoding DoxX family protein, which translates to MIRIYQNKTLSIVLRIIVGLTFIASAVLKYISIDVFDLYVYEHNLFSISITETLTRLLIAAEFTLGIMLILGIYFRFAYYTSLIFLTAFTIYLFLLPYLFDVDISNCHCFGEAIIFTRNQSIIKNIFLIIALIFITPHFFKRRKWETWAFITISIASLVVVFVINAPNYLYTLVHKTKIKVNTELYKEALQNYGTEKEFTNGKQIICMYSTQCQYCRKSAIKLHLILRNNNLPEENVKAIFWTGTTDGTINNFFKEQNIPSVEYTAFRVDTFLNVTNGKMPLILFSDNGDIIKVADYISMKEKDVVDFLSDK; encoded by the coding sequence ATGATAAGAATTTATCAAAATAAAACATTATCAATTGTCTTACGAATTATTGTCGGACTCACGTTCATTGCATCCGCAGTATTAAAATATATTTCCATTGATGTGTTTGATTTGTATGTTTACGAACATAATCTCTTTTCAATATCAATTACAGAAACTCTTACACGACTGTTAATTGCCGCTGAATTTACTTTAGGTATTATGCTAATTCTCGGAATATATTTCCGGTTTGCATACTATACTTCATTGATATTTCTGACGGCATTCACAATTTATCTTTTTTTACTCCCCTATCTCTTCGATGTTGATATTTCAAACTGCCACTGTTTCGGTGAGGCAATAATCTTTACACGAAATCAATCAATTATAAAAAATATATTTTTAATAATTGCTCTGATATTCATTACCCCACATTTCTTTAAAAGAAGAAAATGGGAAACATGGGCTTTTATTACAATTAGTATAGCCTCGTTAGTTGTCGTATTTGTTATTAATGCGCCTAATTACCTATACACTTTAGTACATAAAACCAAAATAAAGGTTAACACCGAACTATATAAAGAAGCTCTTCAAAATTACGGTACTGAAAAAGAATTTACTAACGGGAAACAAATTATTTGCATGTATTCTACACAATGCCAATATTGTAGAAAATCAGCAATAAAATTACATCTTATTTTAAGAAACAATAATCTTCCCGAAGAAAACGTAAAAGCTATATTTTGGACAGGTACTACCGACGGTACAATTAATAATTTTTTTAAAGAACAAAACATTCCATCTGTAGAATATACGGCATTCCGTGTAGATACGTTTCTAAACGTTACCAATGGGAAAATGCCTCTTATTCTTTTCTCTGACAACGGAGATATTATAAAGGTTGCCGATTATATCTCAATGAAAGAAAAGGATGTTGTTGATTTTCTATCCGACAAATAA
- the gltA gene encoding NADPH-dependent glutamate synthase, giving the protein MNNRRNEEWREILRKKMPAKDRVAIDRVKMNELDPHERIKWLDKEVNMGLTEEQVVREASRCMDCANPTCIEGCPVNIDIPTFVKYIEDREFDKSIASLKESNALPAVCGRVCPQEKQCEANCFLQLKMKKEPVAIGYLERYVADLERESGKRCVPYIAKSNGIKVATCGSGPASLSFAGDMAKLGYDVTVFEALHEIGGVLKYGIPEFRLPNSIVDFEIENLKHLGVKFEKNFLLGRTSSFDDLREKGFKGFFIGSGAGLPNFMNIPGENFNGILSSNEYLTRVNLMRASDENYDTPVFIGKRVAVIGGGNTAMDSVRIAKRLGAEAMIIYRRSREEMPARVEEVKHAMEEGIVFMNLHNPTEYFADETGHVNKMRLQKMILGEPDASGRRKPVATNEFTDVDVDLVVVAIGVSPNPLIPMVEKNLNVSKWGTIIVNEENNQTDINDMFAGGDIVRGGATVILAMGDGRKAATGMHKHLTKN; this is encoded by the coding sequence ATGAATAATAGACGTAATGAAGAATGGAGAGAAATTCTCCGTAAGAAAATGCCGGCAAAAGACCGCGTTGCTATTGACAGGGTTAAAATGAATGAGCTTGATCCGCATGAACGTATTAAATGGCTTGATAAGGAAGTTAATATGGGATTAACGGAAGAACAGGTGGTTAGGGAGGCTTCCCGTTGTATGGATTGTGCAAATCCGACTTGCATTGAAGGCTGTCCCGTTAATATTGATATTCCCACTTTTGTAAAATATATTGAAGATAGAGAATTTGATAAATCAATTGCATCATTAAAAGAATCTAATGCTTTACCTGCCGTTTGCGGAAGAGTTTGTCCGCAGGAAAAACAATGCGAAGCAAATTGTTTTCTTCAACTCAAAATGAAAAAAGAACCGGTTGCTATTGGTTATCTTGAACGTTATGTTGCTGATTTGGAAAGAGAATCAGGAAAGCGTTGTGTTCCGTATATTGCTAAGTCGAACGGAATAAAAGTTGCAACTTGCGGCTCTGGTCCGGCGTCTTTATCTTTTGCCGGCGACATGGCAAAATTAGGTTATGATGTTACTGTTTTTGAGGCTTTACACGAAATAGGCGGCGTTCTGAAGTACGGAATTCCTGAATTTCGTCTTCCGAACAGTATTGTTGATTTTGAGATTGAAAACCTGAAACACCTCGGAGTGAAATTTGAAAAGAACTTTCTTTTGGGAAGAACGTCTTCTTTCGATGATTTGAGAGAGAAGGGTTTTAAAGGATTCTTTATCGGCAGCGGCGCCGGATTACCTAATTTTATGAATATTCCCGGTGAAAATTTCAATGGAATTCTTTCGTCCAATGAATATCTTACGAGAGTAAATTTGATGAGAGCTTCTGATGAAAATTACGATACTCCTGTTTTTATCGGCAAACGCGTTGCTGTGATCGGCGGAGGTAATACTGCTATGGATTCTGTTCGTATTGCAAAACGCCTCGGCGCCGAAGCAATGATTATTTATCGCCGTTCTCGTGAAGAAATGCCTGCGCGAGTTGAGGAAGTAAAACATGCTATGGAAGAAGGTATTGTGTTTATGAATTTGCATAATCCGACGGAATATTTTGCCGATGAAACCGGACATGTTAATAAAATGCGTCTTCAAAAGATGATTCTCGGAGAACCCGATGCTTCCGGTAGAAGAAAACCTGTTGCTACAAATGAATTTACGGATGTTGATGTTGATTTGGTTGTTGTTGCAATCGGAGTTTCTCCTAACCCCTTGATTCCTATGGTTGAGAAAAATTTAAATGTTAGCAAATGGGGAACAATCATTGTTAATGAAGAAAATAATCAGACTGATATTAATGACATGTTTGCCGGCGGCGATATAGTACGAGGCGGAGCAACTGTAATCCTCGCTATGGGCGACGGACGAAAGGCGGCAACAGGAATGCATAAGCATTTGACTAAGAATTAA
- the rpsT gene encoding 30S ribosomal protein S20, whose translation MANHKSALKRIRQNEKRRLHRRYYAKTMRNAVKKFRLLTDKAEAVEKLPQMCSMLDKMASKKIIHKNKAANLKSKLTHKVNTL comes from the coding sequence ATGGCAAATCATAAGTCAGCTCTTAAAAGAATAAGACAAAACGAAAAACGCAGATTGCATAGAAGATACTATGCTAAAACAATGCGTAATGCGGTGAAAAAATTCAGATTACTTACAGACAAAGCAGAAGCAGTAGAAAAACTTCCGCAAATGTGTTCAATGTTGGATAAAATGGCATCGAAAAAAATTATTCATAAAAATAAAGCCGCAAACTTAAAATCTAAGTTGACCCACAAAGTGAATACTTTATAA
- a CDS encoding PfkB family carbohydrate kinase, whose product MNSDFINKVLPDFGNVRILIVGDIMLDVYYFGTANRMSPEFPVPVVNLESKEYNLGGGANVAANIKSLGAEVHVCSVIGNDVPAKKIRSLFENAGLDFSEIILSDDRKTTVKNRIISNNKQLLRIDDEDDFYLSEKEAELFSSVVERKIKELLPQVIILQDYNKGVLSREIIGKIIEIAVEKKIKICVDPKKKNFDVYDNAYIFKPNLKEFCEYYSISKASNAELLLLMQKFQQEHNISLFLLTMADKGIMISEKDGTNFYFPAHIRQIADVSGAGDTVISVASLLSAVDADIENIAYISNVAGGLACEKSGISTITVDELNKELLKCKSEKQ is encoded by the coding sequence ATGAACTCTGACTTTATTAATAAAGTTCTTCCCGATTTCGGCAATGTACGTATTTTAATTGTGGGAGATATTATGCTTGATGTGTACTACTTTGGTACCGCAAACAGAATGTCTCCTGAATTTCCGGTACCTGTTGTTAATCTGGAATCAAAAGAATATAATCTTGGCGGTGGCGCTAATGTTGCGGCAAATATTAAATCATTGGGTGCCGAAGTACATGTATGCTCGGTTATTGGAAATGATGTCCCCGCAAAAAAAATTCGTTCTTTATTTGAAAATGCCGGACTTGATTTTTCGGAAATAATTTTAAGTGATGATAGAAAAACTACTGTTAAGAATAGAATTATCAGTAATAATAAACAATTGCTTAGAATTGATGACGAGGATGATTTCTATCTTTCCGAAAAGGAAGCGGAATTGTTTTCATCTGTTGTAGAACGAAAAATTAAAGAACTGTTGCCGCAGGTGATAATTTTGCAGGATTATAATAAAGGTGTGTTGAGTAGAGAAATTATTGGAAAAATAATTGAAATAGCTGTAGAAAAGAAAATTAAAATTTGTGTCGATCCTAAGAAAAAGAATTTCGATGTCTATGATAATGCCTATATCTTTAAGCCGAATTTAAAAGAATTTTGTGAATACTATTCGATTTCAAAAGCAAGTAATGCCGAATTATTACTTTTGATGCAAAAGTTCCAACAGGAACATAATATTTCACTTTTTCTTTTAACTATGGCTGATAAAGGTATTATGATTTCGGAAAAAGACGGAACGAATTTTTATTTTCCTGCCCACATAAGGCAAATAGCTGATGTTTCGGGTGCGGGAGATACTGTTATCAGTGTGGCTTCATTGCTTTCCGCAGTTGACGCGGATATTGAAAATATAGCTTATATTTCCAATGTTGCCGGCGGCTTGGCTTGCGAGAAATCCGGAATTTCTACAATTACTGTGGATGAGCTGAATAAAGAACTTTTAAAATGTAAATCGGAAAAGCAATAA
- a CDS encoding DUF6175 family protein yields the protein MKRIFIISSLIFISIAAFSQAKKPTLMVIPSDSYCDRNGFTQYYTDEAGNRHVISDYTKAFSQAESEELRLVISELSKIMAERGFPLKDLEQTLKSIKQTNIERDLLTSSSGSVIKESPIDVIKRTAKADIILDLDFSVKTRGPQKYITFNLRGVDAYSNKVIASASGDGKPSTSATVGILLEEAVINYIDDFNAALQKHFNDMFTNGREIVVILNVWDNADFDFDTEYEYMGETGMLVDIIDVWMDDNCVNSRFSRISNTENMIHYEQVRIPLYKTSFGKERAIDARGFIADLSSFLRKAPFYIDSKIYDRGLGEVWLILGEK from the coding sequence ATGAAAAGAATTTTTATTATATCTTCATTGATATTTATCAGTATTGCAGCATTTTCACAGGCAAAGAAACCTACTTTAATGGTTATTCCGAGTGACAGTTATTGCGATAGAAACGGCTTTACACAATATTATACGGATGAAGCAGGAAACAGGCATGTAATATCAGATTACACAAAAGCTTTCAGCCAAGCCGAAAGTGAAGAACTTCGATTGGTAATTTCCGAACTTTCGAAAATCATGGCAGAAAGAGGTTTCCCATTAAAAGACCTTGAACAAACTTTAAAATCAATTAAACAAACAAATATTGAGAGAGATTTACTGACATCCTCTTCGGGAAGTGTTATAAAAGAATCTCCGATTGACGTCATCAAACGCACGGCAAAAGCAGACATCATCCTTGATCTTGACTTTTCTGTAAAAACAAGGGGGCCTCAAAAATATATCACTTTCAACCTCAGAGGTGTTGATGCTTATTCAAATAAAGTAATTGCTTCGGCTTCCGGCGACGGCAAACCTTCTACTTCCGCAACTGTCGGAATTCTTCTCGAAGAAGCTGTTATAAATTATATTGACGATTTTAACGCAGCGCTGCAAAAACATTTTAACGACATGTTTACCAACGGTCGCGAAATTGTTGTGATACTAAATGTTTGGGATAATGCCGATTTTGACTTCGACACTGAATACGAGTATATGGGAGAAACCGGAATGCTGGTTGATATTATTGATGTTTGGATGGATGATAATTGCGTGAACAGCAGATTTTCAAGAATATCCAATACTGAAAATATGATTCACTACGAACAAGTGAGAATTCCTCTTTATAAAACTTCCTTCGGTAAAGAAAGAGCTATTGATGCAAGAGGATTTATTGCCGATTTAAGTTCTTTCCTTAGGAAAGCCCCTTTCTATATTGATTCTAAAATATACGACAGAGGGCTTGGTGAAGTATGGTTAATCTTAGGTGAGAAGTAG
- a CDS encoding LPP20 family lipoprotein, translating to MKKISLFFVCACIIASFSMVSCKSSKSISKATKATEIEVPFSGKEYKSDANFFRASQVGRSTDLATAKKIALANARAGMAQEVQQLVQNVVSQYVNQRSISNKQEYESKFEELSVLVTKQMLNNTKTMAEKTFIEKDKSYSYWVVVEMSKTELLGGIEDKITKDEKLQLDFDKYQFEKIFNEEMKKFENK from the coding sequence ATGAAAAAAATCTCTTTATTTTTTGTATGTGCTTGCATTATAGCAAGTTTCTCGATGGTTTCATGTAAATCATCAAAATCTATATCCAAAGCTACAAAAGCTACGGAAATTGAAGTACCGTTTTCCGGCAAGGAATACAAAAGCGATGCAAATTTCTTTAGAGCATCTCAAGTAGGAAGAAGTACTGATTTGGCAACAGCTAAAAAGATTGCTTTGGCAAATGCAAGAGCTGGAATGGCTCAAGAAGTTCAACAATTAGTTCAAAATGTGGTTAGTCAATATGTTAACCAAAGATCTATCAGTAACAAACAAGAGTACGAAAGTAAATTCGAAGAATTGTCGGTATTGGTTACCAAACAAATGCTAAACAACACAAAAACTATGGCAGAAAAAACTTTTATTGAAAAAGACAAAAGTTATTCTTATTGGGTAGTTGTTGAAATGAGCAAAACGGAATTACTGGGTGGTATTGAAGATAAAATTACCAAAGACGAAAAATTACAACTTGATTTCGATAAATATCAATTTGAAAAGATATTTAATGAAGAAATGAAGAAGTTTGAAAACAAATAG